The Streptococcus downei MFe28 DNA window TGGCGCCATTTTCTAAATTCAGCCAAGCGTGTGGGTCTTCCTTGCCCCTTTCATTTTGCCCCTCTAGGTAGATGACATCCACACCATCGCTGACAGCGAAGTAATCCTTATTTTTCTTCTTTTGAGCATTCTTGACTAATTTACTAAACCAAGCCTGAGCACCATCCTCAAGATTAATCCCATTGTAAAAAATCAAATCCGCTTGAGAAGTCCTTTTGACATCCTCAGGTAGAGGTTCGTATTCATGTGGGTCCTTTCCTACAGGAACTATGCTATGTAGGTCAACCCTATCACCAGCAATTTCCTTGGTCATATCAGCAATAATTGAATTGCTAGCTACCACCTTCAATTTTCCCTGAGATAAATTTCTCATTGAACAAGCTCCCAAACTTAAGATGGCAAAGAACATTAGTAATAGTAAAAAGCATTTTCTCATCTTTCTTCCTCCCAAACCATCGATAAATAACTGTATTTATTTTTATGATTAAGTTCGCTTAATTATATTTTTGTGGTAATTTACAAATGATATTTTGTCAACTAGAATTTTAATTTGTTATATATTCTAATAATAGGGTGGTAGCTAGAAAACTTGATATAAAGATAACTTTCAACTTCGACTTGTTCAAAATTACTACTTTCATGTTGTGAGTTTAATTCCGTTTTATGATATAATTATGGTATATGAAATTAAACTGTACAAACAGATTAAGGTGAGTTTATGAGCCAAAAAATGTTAAATTTGAATGATATTATTAACTACATTTCTCAGCTACCTTTTGCGGACTTTAACAAAGTGGTGCGTCAGTATGCAAACAGCCAAAGAGTTGATGTCGCCGATACTATGAACTTTGTTGTGGTCTCAAACTTTGAAGAACATTTAGCAAAATTGGGTGTTAATAGCTCATGCCCTCAATGTAGTTCAACCTCAATCAGTAAATATGGTAAGCGAAACAATATCCAAGTTTTTAAGTGTAAAGATTGCTCTAAACGCTTCACACGCTTTTCAGGAACAGCCTTGGAGAAAACAAGATGGCACTGGGACATTTGGCTTAAAGTTCTTGAAATGACCCTAAACGGCTACTCTATTGAAGATATGCGCAATGTTCTTATCAATGATTATGATTGTTTAGGGATTGATATTAAAACAGTTTGGTTGTGGCGCTTAAAACTTATCACTGCTATGGCTAATATGCCTATGCCAATCTTGAGTGGTGTCGTACAAGTAGACGAAACATTTGTTCGTGAAAGTCAGAAAGGGAGTCGTCACCTTAAATCAACTATCAGCCAAACTGACGTGCGCAAACCTCGCTATGGTCGTCAATCTTCTAAATATGGTGTCATGGGGTCTGAGTTCGCAACAGTTGTAACTGCCGTAGATAATCGTGGTTACTGTGTCTGTAAAGTTGCTAGTCTAGGTAAATTATCGACCGATATTTTCTATGACCTCTTTCATGATCATTTAGACAGCCCTGCATTTCTTTGTAGTGACGCTAACAGTATCTATGAAGATTACTGCCAAGTAACTAATACACCTCACTACGTTCGCCCTTCTAACTTCTTGAAGGTTATCGGCAATAAAGGATATGTTATCCAAGCAACTGATGAATTTGAGAAGCGTGCCAATAACAAGATTTTGGAACATCTCTATTATGAAGGTGTCACTGACAAAATTACCAACCGTGGGGAAATCCTCTTTGATAAATTCAATGATATTAAATATCAAAATAGCTTATCATTGGCTCGTGTTAATGAACTGCACAATGACATCAAACGCTTTATCAATCGTAATATGACCAATGTTTCTACTAAGTACCTTCAAGATTATATCGGTTATTTCACTTATATCCGTAATTGGAGAATAGAACACGGATACTACCCAACTTCTAAAGCAGACGCAGAAGCAATCTTTATTGAAATTTTGAAGACAAAGAAAAACCTCACTTCAAGCGAAGTAAGGCAAAAAGAATTGGTGTTACCGAAACCAAGTTCTCGTTACATGGAAGTCTTGAAAGCAGAAACTAAGAAGGCTAGAACAGCTATTGATAATCCCTATTTCAAGTTTAACGAAGAAGATGGCGTTTATTCTTTTAATAAGCGTGAGTATCTCCTAGACCTCCCTAAAAGCCGTCTGTTTGAAATAGCTAAAGAGTGTCACTTAACCAAGTATCGCAAGTTGGCGCATTGGTCTTTGGTGTCTCTGATTTTAAAGCAGGATAACATTCAGGATATTATTTATCAGCAGTTAGCTAAAGACAGGAACCAGCTTATTGATGAGGAAGATTTAGAGGTTATTAGGTCTAGTGTATATGCGCAGAGTTCTTTTTAATGACTTTGTATGAAATAGGGTCAAATTGATAATCAGTAAATAATTTTGAAGCTGGTATTATTTCTATCTCGCCTTTTCCAGTAGTTTCATCAAAATTGTAAACACGATATATAAATAAATCGCCTTCCTCTTTATGTAAATCAAAATACAAACGTTCATTCTCAGTCATATAAAACGGTGTGTCCAGACTACCTTTTGTTGTTTTTACTTCTAAGTATCTATCAGTTCCATCCTCATTCAGCGAAATAATGTCAAAACCTGCGCCATCTCCCTGAACATCGCTAAGATGAATAAGACGACCTGTGTCTTGCGGAGCAAACTCTAATATTCTTTTCGTTTCGTATCGAATAACAAAATCTTCCCCTAAACGTCCTAATTCAGTCCGTCTTCCATTCAATCCCTGCCAATCAATTTTTTTAGGAAGAAATTTTGTTCTGATTTCAGTCCGCCTTTTTATTTCTTTATCAGTGATTACTGTAAGAGTTTGATTTGATTTTAGCCCCACAAGAATGGACCATCTAGCTGGTTTAACAGTTTTATCAATAGAATAGGTATCATAGTAAGTTTCTATCTCATTTTTCTGATGGGATACTACATTTCCTATTCGTTGCATAATTTTTGGTTCATTTCTTGTATTACTAGGTTCATTGTCATCATCATCAAAAGGGATAACCGTTTCTAATAATTTTTTGACATCATTTGTTGTAAGTGTTCCGTATTGATTTAATAATACAGAAACTCCTTTCCTAATATCACTTTCTGAAGTTGCCATTTTAAATATCCTCCAATTGGTAGTTAGTAATTACTAAATGTTTAACATCTTGTTCATTTCTATTTTTGAAATTAACTGAATATGATTTATCAAATCTAAACTTATACCAACCATCATGCTCATAGAGTTCTTCAATGAAATCTGTTGACTTAACTATCATGAGCCATTTTGTTTGGTTTACTTGTAATAATTCATTGCGTAAACGTATTTGTTCTTGAGCGTCAAATACATGCAAATTATATGTGCTAAATTCTGAGTCATACGGTGGGTCTAAAAACATAAACGCTCCTTCTTGGTCTATAAAAGCGTCTGAAAAATCTCCTTGCAAAATTGTCGTATTTCTCAACTTATTTACCGTTTCATCATCTGTTATTTGATTAAATCTTTGTAGGAAATCTTTTTTTGCATAGGAATTTCCACCAAACGGAACATTAAACATTCCATCAGCATTATATCTAAACATCGAAGAGTAAGCATATTCCCTAATAAATAGATATAATACAGTCTTTAATTGAGGATGTTGCTCAAAAGTTGTTTGGTTATATAAAGTTCGTAAATAGGTGTATATTCCAGCACCTAAGATACTTAGAGAATTCTCTTCCCAATTTTTTATTTCCTCTTTTTGAGCTATCTTAGCCAAAGATTTTCTCTTTCTTATTAAACTATCTCTCAAATAATCTTCTAGCCACTGATAATGTTTCGGTAATTCGTTAGTTAAATCAAGTAAAATATGTGAAAGTTCTGTTAATAAACCCACTCTAGGTTCTGCGCTCTCCAACAAGAGTTCCATAATGTCATTGATGTAGTTTTCTTTATTTTTCCAAACTCTACCAATATCTTCTAAATAATTTAAAAATAATTCATCTTGTTCCTGAGTATATCTATAAATAGAAATTAACTCTTGAGAGTAATCATTTATTATCCAATTATCGGCTTTTGTCGCCCAATAAACAGCTCCCCCACCCAAAAATGGCTCAACATAAGTATCAAATTCAGGAAATAACTTTCTCAAATACTTGTACTCAGAACCTTTACCACCGGGGTATTTGAATAACGGCTTCAAGACTCTCTCCTTATCAAATATTGTTTTTAAGCATAAGTCGTAATACTTTATGACCTTGCTCGGTAATTTCATATTTTCCACGTTTCTTTTGGTAAGGGACAACAAAATTTCCCTCCCTTAACTCTCGTAGAATACGATTAGTTTTTAATTTAGACATGTGGTTCATGTCAGCTATCTCTTGTTGAGATAAAGTGACATACCGGTGATCTTTTACCTCAACCTGATTATCCTTTAAAAACTTCAATATTTTAAAGGAGTCATTAGCAAAAGGTTCAAGAGTAAATTCCATTAAAATCTCCTCCTTTACGCTTATTAGTATATCATATTTAAAGTGTAGAAAATCAAACCATAAGAGAAAAATTTCCTCATTCTCAACAAGAAAACAGTAAAAAAGAGCTATTTTGACCTATTTAGAGGTTGAATAGCTCTTTTTCTACTTAGAGTATCAAGGGATTTCGTGATTCCCTGAATTACCACTCACTGATTGGAATATATAATTAATTTGCTATAATATTGATAAGAAAGTGAGAAAGCTATGACACCCAATCGAGAAGACTACCTAAAATGCATTTACGAACTTAGCCAGAGTCAAGCAAAAATGACCAATAAGGAAATTGCGCAAGAGATGGGTGTATCAGCCCCTGCGGTCTCAGAAATGGTTAAAAAAATGATTAGCGAAGGGCTAATCAAAAAGGATAAAGAGGCTGGCTATCGGTTGAATCATAAGGGGCTAGCCTTGGTGTCCGACCTCTATCGTAAGCACCGCTTGATTGAGTCCTTTCTGGTCAGGGACCTCCATTATACAGCCGATGAAATTCATCAGGAGGCAGAAGTGCTGGAGCATACGGTATCTACAACCTTTATTGACCGCTTGGAGGAGAATCTAGGTTACCCAGACTTCTGCCCCCACGGCGGTAGCATTCCCAAGAAAGGGGAAATCATCAAGGAGCACTATCAGAAGTCCTTGGGACAAGTCGTGGAGGAGGGAACCTATCTGATTGGTCGCATCCATGACCAGCTTCAACTTTTAAACTATCTTGATAGCCACCAACTTCACATTAATCAGCTTATCGAAGTAAGAGCTATTGATGACTATGCCCAAACCTACACCATCCATTACGATAAAAAGGAGCTCACCATTCCTCAATCCGTCGCCCAAGAAATCTATGTTGAAAAACAATAAAAAGGAAAAAACTTCCAGTTTCACGCATTCGCTATTGGTTTCACCGGTAGTGGGTTCCCCGTGGGACTTTCACCACAGATGTACAACATGCCCATCGTACTCAAAAAGAGCTTGAGGCAACACTACCTCTTGGATTATCCCTCAGACTTATTGGCCTACTGCCTTAAAAGTTAACCCCTCTTCATCAAAAACCATTTGCAGGCTGTAGACCCCCGGGTCTTCTTCCCTAATATAGCCAAGCAAGGCCAAGACCTCAACAAAAATGTCTGAGCGTCTCTGCTTGACCAAGTCCTTCTTAGCAAATTTCAACAGGAAGCTGGTCATATATTTAAGGGCATAGTCGGGATTGACATCTCCTAGTATTTCATATACTTCTTCTTGCTCTTGGGATAGGGGAGCACCTGAGCTCATTTTATGAAAATAATTGGAAAGGGTTGGACGATTCCGCTCAAAGTCTGTCTCCTCAATAAGGACAGCCTGGTTGGTTTTATTAGTCAACTTGGTTTCAAATCTTAAAGCTTGGAGGGCTTGATAAAGGGGACTTGATCTTTCTAGAATAAGTTGTTCATCCAAAGCTACAGCCTTAACATCTGTAAAAGGAGGTAGATTTAAATAATAGCGACGGTCTCGGCGTTGAATATAGCCAGCCTGAATGAAGTCTTCAAGCTGGCGATCTAGATGGTCAATTTTAGAGAAATCCCGCTTGATTTGTCTTAGGCTAATATCATCCTTTTCAGCCAAATAATTGATAAGTTCTTGAAAAAAGGGGCGACGGGTTAGTTTGTCAGGATTTATAACAAGCAGCAAGATAAGTCTCCTAGAGATGATTAAATAGTTAGGTTAAGTCAGGCAATTGGCAGAGGGGTAAAGTCCTTGGGACTCCCAAAACTAGCTGTCAATTGGCCCTTTTGCAAAATATGCCCTCCCATGGCTTTCAGTAGTTGCCCTTTTCTGGTCCATCTGCTCAAGGAGAGGCTTTCATCCAAAGCATAGACCGTAAAACGATAGTCATGCGTTTGTCCTAAGGGAGGCTTGGGCCCTGCATAACCGTGCCAACCGTAGGCAATTCCCTGCCTAGCTCCTTGAGGCGTCTCAGGGGCAAAACCATGAGGAATCTTAGCAGGAATCCGACTAGAAGCTGGCAAGTTCCAAATCAGCCAATGGGTAAAATTCTTCTTCAAAGGGTGATCCAGATCCTCCAGAATAATAGCCAAGCTCTTGGCTTGGGGCGTGAGATTCTTTAGCAGGAATTCTGGAGAGATATTGTCACCCTTTCCGGTATGTTCCAGAGAAAATTCACCACCATCTAGAATTGTCGGACAAGTCACTCTCAAATTTTCCATGCCAGAACCACCTCTAACTAGTCTAGGATTATAGGACTATTATATCATTTTTAGGCCAATCTCAAAGCATAGAGAAGGAGTAAATCTACTAGGGCAAGCAAGGCATAAATAGCTCCTACTTGACCTCCGTAGAGCAGCAAGAACCCCAGGGTTCCCAAACTAAAAATAAAGATTTCTAGGCAAATTTTAGAAAAACCTTTCAGAGCAAAGGGAGATTTAGGAGCCCCATAACGTCCCCAGACAACAATTATCAGAAGGCACATAAAAGCAAGAGCAAGCTTCAGCCCATAAGTCTTCTGAGTAAAGAGACCACCTAATAACCCTAAAATAGTTACCAGCTCCAATATAAATCTTATGCCGACGATAGTAATTGATAAGACTTTCATATCAATTTATTTCTCACCTCTTAGGACAGTGTAACCAAGATAGTCTGTTACAACCTCTCTGAGTCGGTTATTATAGCTACTTCCATCTATTGCATAATTGGCAACCATCCCTTGCATAAAGAGATAGAGTCCACGAGCGATATTCAATTTTTGTAAGTCCGTTAAGCTCTTTGGAAGTAAGTCATTAAGGAGTTCTTCCAAGAGGCGAAAACACTTTATTCTCAAGGTATTAACTGGATTATCAAATTTTTCCAACTCTACTCGCTCACCATCTACTAAAAATAGGAGTTTGTTGGTACTTTGATGTGTAAAAGCAAAATCCAGATAGGCATGAGCCATTAGTAGCAGTTTATCTTGAGAAGCTTGACCATCTTCCATAATTTTCTTCAAGGTCTTATAAAGCTCTTCCAAAGAGGCCTGGGTCACCTCATAGAGAATCTCATCCTTGTTTTTAAAGTAAAGGTAAATTGCCGTGTGGGAGCAACCCGCTTGTTTGGCTATCTCTCGAACACCCACGCTAGAATAGGACTTTTTTTGAAAAAGAACTTTAGCGGCTTCAATAATCCTTTGTCTTGTACCATTTGCCATTATCAAGTCTCCTTATTTTTATACCAATCTGCTTTTTCCAACTCATCCAAGGCATTTCTCACCTCACCACCATGGCACACGCTCAATAAAGCTTGGGGATAAGCTTGCAAGAGATTCTGAGCAGTCGTTAAAGCTTCTGACATGTCAGCCGTATAGGCCTTCATCGGAGGACGTAGGGCGTCTCTTCGGTTGGTTGTCAATAGGTCGCCAGCAATTAGAACTTTATCCTCTTCATGAAAATAGCAAGTATGACCAGGGGAGTGGCCTGGAGTCCAAAGTGGGGTTAGGCCAGCTCTGGCTAACGTTTCCTGTGCTTCTTCATCCTGTAAGTTTCTCAGAAGTCCAGCATCAAATTTTACTTTTTCTAGATTTTTCCGCCTTGGATAGGGTTTCTCCTTTAATAAATAAGGGAGTTCCCGATTATCTATGTAAATAGGCATCCTAGGATGTAGCTCCAATAGTCTAGCCACTCCACCTACATGATCTGAATGACCATGAGTTAAAAAGATACCCTCAATCTCAATATCTGGAAAATACATTTTTAAAAGATACGTTACCATCTTCTTCATGCCAGTATCTATCATGAAAAAGTGCCCATCTTTTTCTACCAGCCAAATGCTGACAATAAAAAGTCCAATATCAAATTCCACCTTGGTGATGTGACGACTGATTTCCTTTTTCTTCGAAATTAACCTATAAATCCAATCATTCATTTTAACAATCCTCTCATTTCCAACAACTAACCGGCGGTTAGTTGTTGGAAAAAGTATATCATACACCAATTATTTGTCAAACTAATACTCTTCGAAAATCAAAATTCTCCATCGTTAACTCACCTTGCCGTACTTACTGAGGAAAGCGAAACTTTCCCTACCTCCAACCTCAAAAGGTCTCCCAGACCTTTTGAGCTGTCTTCAGTTCGTGCGATGCGGAGCAAAGTTAGTCGATTTCACTAACTTTGTGAGGTTAGTAAGCGAGCTAGGCAATCACCATAGCGATTGCCGTTAGCTATCAACCACTTTAGTGGCTTGATAGCTTTGCTCCTTGCCTCGGCTAATTTCGATTTTCATTGAGTATAAAAAAAGTAAACCACACAGATTTACTTTTTAGCTTACCTTTTATTCTTGACCGAACAAGATTCTCGCTCGCCTTACTTCTGCCCTTTCATCTCTACTGGCTTGGTCCATTTGGTCGGTCGTCACCACTTTCTTGTCAATATAGAGACAGTCACAAACTGGTCCATGAGTGGCTAAGCTTTGCTTACGAAGAAAAAGATAATGACCTGCCTTAGCAAATTCATAGTCCAAGGCACACATGGCAGGAACCAATTCTGGCATACCACGGCTAGTCAAATAGGCACACGCTCCACAACGACTAAAGGTTGCCAAAAAACGCCTCCTTCCTGGTTCAACTTGGTACTGCCAAGTAAAAGGATGATTGGCCTTCTGACTTTTCTTCGCTTGCCTGATTTGCTTACGGATAGCTGACTGCGTTAGGGGCTTTCTATGTCTCAGCCCCCATGAAATTAATTTGGAGCCCATCACAAGCTCCTGATAAAAGTCGGTCATAGCCTGGATACTAGGTTTGGGCTGACAGTATTGATAGACGGCTCCTAACATGATTGCATGGGTCAAGATAAGAGGCAGAATATCGTTAGGGCCATACTCTGGTAGGCTAGCTAATTCTGCCTTATAGGTTGCTAAGATTTGTTTATAGGTGGCGTCAACATCTCGTATGCCTAGAGTGGGCAAGCTCTTTTTTAGATGAGGTCTGAGAATTAGCCAATTGAGCTTAATGATAGGATTTTCCTTCATGTCAAATCATCTCCTCTCTAGGGACAAGAAAAAGAGGCTCCCGCCCCTCAATAACATTAAGCTAAGTGTTCCCCTACCATCAGTTTATATGGTAGGGGCTTTTTTTCTGTGCTAGACTAAGGTTAGGAGGTGACTTATCATGCTCAATCAGATTAAACATACCTTTTCTAAAGCTCTAGCATCCCTACTCACTCATCCCAAACCATTTATTGTTAAGCCTGACCAACAGTTCGTACGACGAAGTTCCTTATCTCTAGAAAAGATGGTCAATGCTATCCTAGGGATGGGTGGAAAAACCTTATCGAAAGAATTGCTTGATTTAAAATTAGATATGACAAATTCAGCTTTTGTTCAAAGGCGCTATCAGATTAAATCCGATTTGTTCAAATCACTCTTTGACTCTTTTACGGACAGGATTCCTAACCATATTGACCTGCCAATTCTTGCCATTGACGGGAGTGATGTTTCCATCCCTAAAAATGATCAAGATCATGAGACTTGCATCATCGCCAATGTCGGCAGTAAGCCTTATAACCACATCCACCTCAATGCCTTATTTGATCTCAAGCGAAATATCTATGTAGACGCTTGTGTCCAAGATAAACGACAAGTTAATGAAAATGATGGCTTGATTCAACTCATGAGTGCCTCCTCCTTTGACAAGGCACTTATCATTATGGATAGAGGTTATGAGAGTTATAATGTCATTGCACATTGTCAAGAAAGAGGCTGGTCCTATCTCATTCGGATTAAGGACGGCTCCTATGGTATCAAAGGGAAAGTGAACTTACCTGCTTCTCCCTGCTTTGACCAAACTTTTCATCTGATCTTATGTCGAAAACAAACGAAAGATTGGAAGCAGGTTTACCAGCAATTTCCAAACCACTTCCGGTTTTTACCAAAGACTAGTAGATTTGATTTTTTATCCGAGAAAAGTCGAACGCAAGATATCCAGACTTACTTCTTAGGGTTTAGAATGGTACGCTTAGAGGTGGCGCCAGGTAGCTACGAAACCTTAATCACCAATACTGATACTCTTCGAAAATCAAAATTTTCCGTCGTTAACTCACCTTGCCGTACCCCAGTACTGTCTTCAGTTCGTTGCCTCGGCTAATTTCGATTTTCATTGAGTATGATTATCCTATTGAACAATTAAAAAGCCTCTATACCAGCAGATGGGGCATAGAGACGAGTTTTCGTCAGCTAAAATATAGTATTGGATTGGTCAATTTTCATGCAAAAAAGAAGGAAGGGATACTCCAAGAAATCTATGCCCGCTTAATCAACTTTAACTTTTGCCAATGGCTAGCCTCGCAAGTAATCATCAATAAATCTGGTCGAACGTATGATTATCAGATTTGTTTTTCAGATGCAGCTTATGCTTCTAGGCTATTCTTTATTGGAGTTCTCTCTTCCCCTAAGGTAGAAGCCTACCTCAAGAAACACTTAACACCAGTTCGACCGAAGCGATCCTTTGAACGACGATTACACCCACAAACTGTTGTTAGTTTCGCCTACAGAGTATCATAAATTCGAAAAAATTAGGTTGAAAAAACTTTCTTTAGTGTACTCTAAAACACCCCTGTAGACTAAAAATCACTACAAATAGATTTCGTCTAAAGAGGTGTTTGTATAACTAATCGCTTAGCTTAATGACATTGGCCCGCCCCTTCATCTTATTTATTAAAGCTTTCGGTCAATTGTGGTACCACTTGTTTCTTACGAGAAACAGCTCCTTCAAGGAAGGCATGGTTGTTTTCTAGTTTAAAGTTGAAGGCTGCTTCAATCTTGTCTACATTGCTACCTAGCGCCAAGATTTCTGAATTTGAATTGAGGATATCCGTAATCATGAGGACAAAGTCAGAATAGCCATTGGCAGCTTGTGAAGCCTTGATAGCTTCTTCAATTTCAGCTTGACGGGCCAAGACTTCATCAATATCAACCGTATTGACTTGGGCCACACGCACATTATTGCCATTCAATTCAAAGCTCTTAGCATCAATATCAATCAGTTCTTCTGCCGATTTACTGGCCAAATTAGTTCCAGCCTTGAGCATGGCCAAACCGTATTCTTGCAAATCAACACCAGCCAGTTTAGCCAGTTCTTCTGCAACGGCAGGGTCGGATGGCGCTGTCGTTGGAGATTTCAAAAGGAGGGTATCTGAAATCAGACCTGACAGGAGGAGACCCGCGATTTCTTTAGGAAGATCAATTCCAGTTTCCTTATAAGCACGAAAGACAATTGAAGAAGCGGAACCAACTGGCTCTACTCGCATATAAAGCGGGTTAGCCGTCTCAAAATTAGCCACCCGGTGGTGGTCAATGACAGCCGCAATTTCAACCTCAGAAATATCGCTGATAGATTGTTGGAATTCATTGTGGTCGGTCAAAATGACTTGGTTAACACCTTCGGACTTAGCGGATTCAACAACTCGAGGTGCCTCAACACCAAAGTAGTCAAGGACAAAGGCTGTTTCTTCATTGGGAGTACCAAGAGCAACGGCCTCAGCATCACGTCCCCAAGCAGTTCTTTCCAAATAAGCCCAGCCGTATGAAGATGCAATAGCATCTGTATCTGGATTTTGATGACCAAAAACTAAAAATTTTGACATATTTTTTTTACCTCATCATATCTTTATTTCCCTAACATTTTAGCAAATTTTAGCCTATAAAGAAAGAGAAATAGGAAAACTCCTACTTCTCTGGATAATCATTATAGTCCTTAAAATAGCGTTCCCTTTCATCTGGGGACAGCTCCAAGGAGTCAAGGTCAACGATGTAGGAATCCTCCTCATCGTCAGCATAAATTTCAGAATCAAGATCCCCATCATAGGATTGCTGATAGCCATATTGGGCATCAACTTCTTGCTTAGCTTGCTGTCGAGCTCGGTCTGCCAATTTCTTAGCAATTAGGTCATG harbors:
- a CDS encoding DNA adenine methylase, producing MKPLFKYPGGKGSEYKYLRKLFPEFDTYVEPFLGGGAVYWATKADNWIINDYSQELISIYRYTQEQDELFLNYLEDIGRVWKNKENYINDIMELLLESAEPRVGLLTELSHILLDLTNELPKHYQWLEDYLRDSLIRKRKSLAKIAQKEEIKNWEENSLSILGAGIYTYLRTLYNQTTFEQHPQLKTVLYLFIREYAYSSMFRYNADGMFNVPFGGNSYAKKDFLQRFNQITDDETVNKLRNTTILQGDFSDAFIDQEGAFMFLDPPYDSEFSTYNLHVFDAQEQIRLRNELLQVNQTKWLMIVKSTDFIEELYEHDGWYKFRFDKSYSVNFKNRNEQDVKHLVITNYQLEDI
- a CDS encoding YrdB family protein, with the translated sequence MKVLSITIVGIRFILELVTILGLLGGLFTQKTYGLKLALAFMCLLIIVVWGRYGAPKSPFALKGFSKICLEIFIFSLGTLGFLLLYGGQVGAIYALLALVDLLLLYALRLA
- a CDS encoding transposase-like zinc-binding domain-containing protein — protein: MSQKMLNLNDIINYISQLPFADFNKVVRQYANSQRVDVADTMNFVVVSNFEEHLAKLGVNSSCPQCSSTSISKYGKRNNIQVFKCKDCSKRFTRFSGTALEKTRWHWDIWLKVLEMTLNGYSIEDMRNVLINDYDCLGIDIKTVWLWRLKLITAMANMPMPILSGVVQVDETFVRESQKGSRHLKSTISQTDVRKPRYGRQSSKYGVMGSEFATVVTAVDNRGYCVCKVASLGKLSTDIFYDLFHDHLDSPAFLCSDANSIYEDYCQVTNTPHYVRPSNFLKVIGNKGYVIQATDEFEKRANNKILEHLYYEGVTDKITNRGEILFDKFNDIKYQNSLSLARVNELHNDIKRFINRNMTNVSTKYLQDYIGYFTYIRNWRIEHGYYPTSKADAEAIFIEILKTKKNLTSSEVRQKELVLPKPSSRYMEVLKAETKKARTAIDNPYFKFNEEDGVYSFNKREYLLDLPKSRLFEIAKECHLTKYRKLAHWSLVSLILKQDNIQDIIYQQLAKDRNQLIDEEDLEVIRSSVYAQSSF
- a CDS encoding metal-dependent transcriptional regulator; the encoded protein is MTPNREDYLKCIYELSQSQAKMTNKEIAQEMGVSAPAVSEMVKKMISEGLIKKDKEAGYRLNHKGLALVSDLYRKHRLIESFLVRDLHYTADEIHQEAEVLEHTVSTTFIDRLEENLGYPDFCPHGGSIPKKGEIIKEHYQKSLGQVVEEGTYLIGRIHDQLQLLNYLDSHQLHINQLIEVRAIDDYAQTYTIHYDKKELTIPQSVAQEIYVEKQ
- a CDS encoding DUF3883 domain-containing protein, giving the protein MATSESDIRKGVSVLLNQYGTLTTNDVKKLLETVIPFDDDDNEPSNTRNEPKIMQRIGNVVSHQKNEIETYYDTYSIDKTVKPARWSILVGLKSNQTLTVITDKEIKRRTEIRTKFLPKKIDWQGLNGRRTELGRLGEDFVIRYETKRILEFAPQDTGRLIHLSDVQGDGAGFDIISLNEDGTDRYLEVKTTKGSLDTPFYMTENERLYFDLHKEEGDLFIYRVYNFDETTGKGEIEIIPASKLFTDYQFDPISYKVIKKNSAHIH
- a CDS encoding manganese-dependent inorganic pyrophosphatase — encoded protein: MSKFLVFGHQNPDTDAIASSYGWAYLERTAWGRDAEAVALGTPNEETAFVLDYFGVEAPRVVESAKSEGVNQVILTDHNEFQQSISDISEVEIAAVIDHHRVANFETANPLYMRVEPVGSASSIVFRAYKETGIDLPKEIAGLLLSGLISDTLLLKSPTTAPSDPAVAEELAKLAGVDLQEYGLAMLKAGTNLASKSAEELIDIDAKSFELNGNNVRVAQVNTVDIDEVLARQAEIEEAIKASQAANGYSDFVLMITDILNSNSEILALGSNVDKIEAAFNFKLENNHAFLEGAVSRKKQVVPQLTESFNK
- a CDS encoding TetR/AcrR family transcriptional regulator, giving the protein MANGTRQRIIEAAKVLFQKKSYSSVGVREIAKQAGCSHTAIYLYFKNKDEILYEVTQASLEELYKTLKKIMEDGQASQDKLLLMAHAYLDFAFTHQSTNKLLFLVDGERVELEKFDNPVNTLRIKCFRLLEELLNDLLPKSLTDLQKLNIARGLYLFMQGMVANYAIDGSSYNNRLREVVTDYLGYTVLRGEK
- a CDS encoding YbhB/YbcL family Raf kinase inhibitor-like protein; translated protein: MENLRVTCPTILDGGEFSLEHTGKGDNISPEFLLKNLTPQAKSLAIILEDLDHPLKKNFTHWLIWNLPASSRIPAKIPHGFAPETPQGARQGIAYGWHGYAGPKPPLGQTHDYRFTVYALDESLSLSRWTRKGQLLKAMGGHILQKGQLTASFGSPKDFTPLPIA
- a CDS encoding L-2-amino-thiazoline-4-carboxylic acid hydrolase → MLGAVYQYCQPKPSIQAMTDFYQELVMGSKLISWGLRHRKPLTQSAIRKQIRQAKKSQKANHPFTWQYQVEPGRRRFLATFSRCGACAYLTSRGMPELVPAMCALDYEFAKAGHYLFLRKQSLATHGPVCDCLYIDKKVVTTDQMDQASRDERAEVRRARILFGQE
- a CDS encoding MBL fold metallo-hydrolase, producing the protein MNDWIYRLISKKKEISRHITKVEFDIGLFIVSIWLVEKDGHFFMIDTGMKKMVTYLLKMYFPDIEIEGIFLTHGHSDHVGGVARLLELHPRMPIYIDNRELPYLLKEKPYPRRKNLEKVKFDAGLLRNLQDEEAQETLARAGLTPLWTPGHSPGHTCYFHEEDKVLIAGDLLTTNRRDALRPPMKAYTADMSEALTTAQNLLQAYPQALLSVCHGGEVRNALDELEKADWYKNKET
- a CDS encoding DUF1803 domain-containing protein: MLLVINPDKLTRRPFFQELINYLAEKDDISLRQIKRDFSKIDHLDRQLEDFIQAGYIQRRDRRYYLNLPPFTDVKAVALDEQLILERSSPLYQALQALRFETKLTNKTNQAVLIEETDFERNRPTLSNYFHKMSSGAPLSQEQEEVYEILGDVNPDYALKYMTSFLLKFAKKDLVKQRRSDIFVEVLALLGYIREEDPGVYSLQMVFDEEGLTFKAVGQ